In Oryzias latipes chromosome 19, ASM223467v1, the genomic stretch TGGGAGAGCCGTGTGACGCGGCGGTGAAGCTCTGAAGGACCTGCAGGATAAACAGACGCCAGGGATCTGCTCACACAAGATCTGCATCATCATCGCTTCTTTCTGAGCCTGCTGACCCCACAACACAAACAGAGGACTCAGGGTTTCAATGAAAGCCTCATTCCTTGCAAAAAGTAACTTCatgtgcaataaaactgcaacaaaagtgCAGATATGCTGACAGAGAGGAACAAAAACTGGAAAGAGTAATACAAATTTAGGCTCAGGTAGGATTGAAAGGCGTGTCTGGTACTGTGGTCACCAAGATGTAACGCAGAGTAACAGATatgcaggaaacaggaagttgtgACATATGAAAGTTGTTTCTTAGCTTTTACTTCTAGAACTTGGTAGTGATGCCAGAACTGCACACTGCAATAAGATGTAGCCTGAAAATAGGAAAACAACACCAATTTAAGAAGAAGATCCctagaaagtagtaaaattatCTGTCTATGCAGtaagtcatttttacttaaaaagaaatcttataaaatatcaaaatctaaaacaaaGAGTTCAAAAAAGCAagcattcaaaaaagaaaaattagagtAAAGCTAAATTTTAGAATCACTTCAAACTGAATATTATACAGCccaagaattattatttttctgctagtttaaagcaaaaagtttgtattttttgagtttttattaacctaattgtgttttattttgataactGTAAACGAAAAATAGTGTAAGCACTGTAagagcattcccagtggtcttgtaattatgattatgctgtttttagcccaaatcaaaattCCTGTCGTTAtctaggacatagattctgcagagcagcaggagttcattagaaatgcacCTCTGAGTCGtttgtgggactgttggcacggtgAAAGTCCGCCCCCctctgtttacgtgctctcccactggctttcagtccctcacaaccccaaactaacatcacaacagtgcaacaacaatggtGTCCAAAATTGCAGTTATCCAGTTGTACAGtattgatccagattccagctcaggcgaagaaaacaaagacgttcatggatctatttgtctgcaagtggattcatcagaatggagcagagcagggatctCATGGCCCACCAATAGTAGTTTGTGCATAGCAACTACAATCATtttccaaatttattttttcatcttctcctgattcacaatgatttgaatgaaaaaatactcagaaattttaatcttttaattttaatcttttAGTTTTCTCTctaataattttaatttatatgtcctccatcagacaaatgccacaagaaggtgttaaaaaaacaaacaaacagcattttcatcagagtgggactttaaagatatgatttaaatgttcaaaaaatgttgacaagttagactggcatttcttttcattattttggaTTTATGTTCTCAGAATAAGTGCTAGTTTTAGCATTTATGAAGATTTATTAAGATAGACAAACTTGTACTTCGATGGTATTCCCCTTTTCTTTacattgttctaaaatgagtcactTCCACCTGTTACACAGGCTACTCTCTAACACCAGTTACATGTACATTTAAATTTAGCAGAAAAAGTGCTTTGCCTTagaaaaaatactaaacagTAAGAAGTGTGTGATAATCCAGTGGGATTGAAATGTACTCTGGGTTTTGTTCTTCTTAGAGACCTAGTTGTTCAGGTGAAGTCACTATTCCGTCGTCTGTTCCTGCAGTGATGCTGGTTGGCCTCCTTCGTTACGCCCACGTGATTGAGAAGCACCATAACTGTGTCCTCAACACGGCTGGCCTCTCCACCGGCTGGATCTGTGCCGCCGGCCTCATCATGGTGGGAAATTTTCAGGTAATCGGCTGCTTTCGTGCTGGCCAGATGAAACCAGATTTCCCCTCAGATTTTAAACAGTAGAgatgtaattattattttttttcccctcccttctttttctctctgtcttCTTAATCATTCACTTCATCCAAAGGGGGTGAGGGGGATGGAATGTGTTTTCATGGACTTTGTTAATTTAATGAACCTAAAAATACAGATTCTTataacaaaactaaaatctacaactataaacctaaacacattttctttctcattaTATCATAGGACTTGTATTCTTATTTATATAGAGTTTATATTCTAAATAGGGCTTGCAGGATTGAGGCACCAGACTATAAAAGGACAAGAACTGCTTCAGACACAAAGTCTATATTTAACGCTCTTtaaaattttttgttgtttaaaaaaaaatatatatatctaatTGTATTTGAAATATACCTAAAATTGGAAATTGAGTCAACAAAGTTCAGACTTTAGTTGCACAGAAGTAAAACGttgaaaaacgtgtttttttgtgtatcgCTAAACATTAAGAATTTTACATTTGTctaaagccaaaaaaacaaataaatattgaacTTAGCTTAAGTTTGCAATTCTAAAATCCattattaaagtaaaatgtagtcttaaataatttaaacatgGTTATATATTTAGTTTGATGTTTCTGATTTAATTTTAGAGTAAGAATGCCAGAGATTATCCAAAACAATCCCATTCCGTTACTGAAAAAGATATCAgaggaacaaacaaacaattccTTCCTTCCTGCGGAAAAGCACAACTTTCACACTGTAAGTTACATAACTCAGGAAAGCAGACTGTGATCTCACTGTCAATGTGCCTCTCGCCTTTGTTCAGTGACTTTTTTTGAATCTGAGCTGGGATCTTTGATCAGATTTGACGCTTATTTCAAAGTATTGTATTGTGTGGGGTTGGTTGTGGAAATAGTAAAGCCTCTTGATCAGCCCCCCAAAAGTAATTTTGACACTTTACtcaactttaattaaaaaaatattgcaaatagTTGTTGACTGTTGACCATTATAGCTTTTATACACTTTATACCGacctcaaataaaaaacatgattcCAGCTTAAAATCAGCATTTAattgtttactttttatgtagaaacacaaaaaaagaagctctgggtaaacaaaaggcaaaaaaacgctGAAACAAATTTATCTTGACTTAAACATGTTACCCTGCTGATAAGAGAAAAACCACAGATATTCATCTAATCCCCCAATATAACAAAAAGATTAGTAAAAATGTTGGTCAACGTTGAGAACTTGCAACAGCTTCTTgaagttttccaaaaaaacagaatacagGAAAAATGTAGTCAGAGTGggaaaaatgtgcatttgttCCAACGCTTTACCAGAACAGAAGCAACACAGAGAAATGTTAAACACTGAACCGCGAAAGCAAAAAAGAACGACAGAAACAAATTACTAATCATGACAGCaacagctgcagctggatgTTGTCATGCACAGACTATTCCTGCCATAATTCAATGACGGACAAGTCACCAAATCCTGCAGTAACTGATGCATGAAGATGTTAAGTCTGCCAGTAGTTCTTCTCTCCTGCAGGCTCTAGTCTCTTTGAAGCCCTTCCAAGGTCTATTTTGTCTAGTTTTTTCAAAACGCCTCAAGCTGAGAGTCAAAGAAAAACTCTTTGCTGTTAATTGTTAGAGTTTGTTTAGAGAAAAGGCAGATTTATAAATGGAAGAGGTTCAGGATTTGCTCTGTGCAAACGCAGAAGCATTAGGACATGAactttgtgtttgtaaaaaccTGTTTTGCAGAGATAATCTATTGAATGAAATATGAACACGTCTAACCTTTTGATGTAACAGACAGAAACTGGACTGTGATTGATTTCTTCTGCAGATTTTGGTCATCTTATTCCTCAATGGCTCCTGTTAGAAATGACTTTAATGTCAccttttttataatgttcagtttgttattttaaattataatgatgctgttttttttgtcaaaatcgtttataaaatgttttctttagagcgccaggagttcatcagaaatgcacctctgagttatggacGGGaccacccataactgagagttctctgtttacatgctgtcctgcTAACTtttagcccctcacacccccaacgtAAGAGCTCTTCTCACTTCTTGTGAGCGCTTTACGTTCTGCAGGTGTGAAGGTGCATCACCAACACAGAGGcataaataaactcaaaaatGGCCAAAAGGGAAGGGTAAAGTAAAGTTTTTAtagaaacttaaaatgttctgaAAGCAGTTGTTCTTTTAACGTGTGACGTAACATGCGAGTGTCCATAGTTTTCATTCAACAAGTCTGCATTTGAGCGAAGCTTTTCTTAGActttgtttttctacttttttcagACTAATTAATCAGTAATCAGTATTTTCCTCCAAGTCGTAGTTTTTTTGCCCATCTGAAGCCgcatttatgactttttaaaagtgGTGGACCTAGAGAACTGTAGTGTTTGAAAATGATGGTGcagaaaatggcatttttcagaTCCGAGTCTAATTTTCTTGGTTATTAGTTCCTCAGTTCACACTGACCTGCTGTTGGCTTCCTCTGTGGAGTATGACCTGGTAAATGACCATCATTACTGCTTCCTGGCACAGATGATTCAGTTCTTTCCTTTGACGCTCTTTCAATGAGATGGTTACTCTATTATAATGGTGTGATTGTTGAGTCAAGATAGCCCTCgtgtctttctgtttttatcagCTCTGTTTTGTAACATGTGTGCATCATTGTCTTCActttcagacatttttgtgGCATCTGCAGAAATCTCTGAGGTTTTCACGAAACACAGTGATAGAAAATTCTGCTGCCAAAGACTACTATTTTTCgtaattatttcaattttttgtttttggttcaaCAAATTCTTTCcattatttgaaatatttggtATAAATCAGTTGTGCTTTCAGTATGTGATCTGGTATAATGCAGTTGATCcagagtttaacccttgtgctatcctaggcactttaacgttgggagttgggtcatctagacccactagacagtgctctgaaccttttttcttcaatgatttgtgatcttcactggtgtccatggattacatgacatctttccaacttaatccacctttgtcatagtagggagaacacgtcaatgaaagggtggggtcagctaagatagcacaagggttaaggttggTGTTCTCCTGTTTTACGTTTGTGGTTCCTTAACTGTCTGGATTTCGAGTTCTCTGATTTGTCCCAGAGAACTCAGGTATAGACGTTGAACTTGCTCTCCTTATTTCTTTATAGAAGAGCATGTCCAGAAGACTGAAACAGAAGGGACAGGAGGGGGTCAGCCTGACAGATAGCActttatttcacatttatttctgtCTAAAGTTTGCAAAAACTCATCAGCACCTGAAAAATCTTCACAAGCAGAAACTCGTCACTGTCCTCATTTATTTAGTCACGTCTCTCTTTTTGAAAAACCACCAAAacatcttgtaaaaaaaactgaattaaatgtCTTTTCTATAACTTTTCTGCATTTGTATATCATTTTTCtccaattgcatttttttagaCCCTTCTGGCATTCCGTACCTTCCATTTCCTATGATTGATCCCACTGTTTTCCCACAGCAAGAAGGCGATGGTTCAAAACCCAgttgggtcctttctgtgtggaggttGTTTAGATGGAGTTTTCTGGGGAACTTTGGCTTCCTCCCAAGGTCCAAAAACAGTTGATAGATAGATTGATGCCTCTGAATGGTCCCTTTGGTgtatgtgtggccctgcaatggacttGCAAATGGTCCAGAGTGTACCCTACCTCACCCCAGCGTGGCCCTGTTGTAACAGCGATAGGCTCAAGCAAACACATGACCCTGGATTAAGTTAATATAGAAGATCCATGGGCTTTTCTTCACCGAAATGTTAATGTCAAGGTCAGGTAACTGCTATTCCTCTATGCACATaactcttttcttttattttttatgtttctcagGTGGATTTTGCCAAAGTCCTGCATTACGTCGGGGCTGGAGTGGCTTTTCCATGCAGcatgttgtttgtgtttctccAGTCAGCTCTGACCTACAGACTGGCCAAAACCCAGGAGGAGTTCTGGATGGGTCACCTCCGCGTTTGCATCACTCTGCTGGCTCTCGTCGCTTTGGTGCTCAGTATCCTTTAGATGTGTTGCTGTTTAGCCATGAACTGTTAATAGTACAACGACACTATTCTATTGTGATTAGTTGTTTTTTGATAATAAATTCGTCTCCCTCTGAAATATTGAGCTTCTTTCAAGACTAAAACTGAAACTTACCCCTCAAAAGCTGAATGAATGCCCCTCAGTTTCCAGAATAACAGGTGAAAAGACGAGAGATACAATTTTACTGAGTCCGTCCACCTGTCAATCACAAAAAACACCTTTATCAACGCACAAACAGAAGCTCCTAAAGCATGACAGCTCATTCTAAGAAATACGCCTAaatttggtcttttaattggcATGCAATGACAAGATATTCAGAAGCTTTTGTCTTTTAACTCGTGCTGCCATCTTGTGTTTAGGATTataagcaacaaaaaaggcCTGCAGGAAGTTTGAAGCTCCGGAGCTTTGCATGAGCTCAACAGgaatgacatcaagtcttttatTGAATTGCTAATAAGTTTAGAAATAACGTTTTACTGTTAAAattcgttttaaaaaaaaaagcttattttgttttaagtgtttttaatatttgtgcAGTTTTTCCTTGCGTTGTTCTCCTTGCCTCCCTTCTCcaggtggagtttttttttgccaggagagcttttctctgcagcacaTGTCCGCCATCTTTGAGTGGATCTACTGCATGTTCATCATGGTTTTCTACGGGACGTTTGCCTTTGAGTTCAGGGGCATGTCAGGGGACACTCTGATGGTGCTCTCCAGAGGAGGTCCAGACACTTTCTCCACCTGTCAGCAGAAGGCGGAGGCTGCAGGAACCACAGGTCTCCCCCAGACAGACAATCTAACAATCCTGTAGCTGACCTGAAGTCAGCCACGCTGGATGTTAGGGAGCAACCTGGAAGAGTGTGATGTTGGAGGCCACAAACTGCAGTCAGCACCCTCACCTTTGCACACAGAGACCAAAGCATAAAGCTTTTCTGCTCAGCGGTGATCGAGGTGAACTTCTATACCGCCTGCACTGACTACAGTACAATTGCATAACGGCACACGTGCCTTCCTGAGCTCAAAGGCCAGCAGCATGTGctcatgtgtgtttgtttgactTCTCCTTCTTGTACAACATGCCTCCCTCTGAGTGCTTGGCTGGGATTGTCTTTCATCCAACAAACTGCCTTAGAAGCTTCACTAAAGCGGCTTTGTTGATTGTTCTCTCAGGAAGTTTTCATACATTAGTCTTCaagccccccccctccagaaAGTCTTACTATGTGCCAGAAACATGTCATTTATACCAAGTTGCTTttaatatttacagtaaaaaacagCCAAAGCATTATCATTATGCATATAAGCTCATCTCAGATGGAAACGTTGTTTTAACTGCTGGttattgaagaaaataaaacaacaatttacattttgacacagaaactgctttaaaaaaaactggaccaactttttgaaatgcaaagttagCTATTttgaatcaaacagaaaaacttaAATTCTGAAATCcatacacaagaaaaaaaaaaggcatttcagCTTTTTCAGTTGTGAGTAAATCCACTCACACAGAGCAGGTTTGGAGTGGAACCAAAAGGAGGAGGAACTAAAAAATTcccaggtttgtgtttctggtccTCCACTGATCACATCCCACCTCAGTGATACACGACTTATCTAGAACACAGAATTAGATCAAGTAGAGAAAACTTCAAAACCAGAATGTTTAGAGTCTTTTATGATAAAAACCTGCAGACTTTCCGGaacaaaaagggattttttttaacataattctAAATTTACCCATTTGCGTTTCTTTAGTTCAATTGAAAGCCATAAAAATTTAAACTTGCAATATTTAACAGATTTTACACCTTGGTTTACCTTGATTTTTTcccaaagtttaaataaaaataatgtttccattttttaattattagacATTGATTCTTGACATAAACAGGGTAATTTATTAGGTAATTTGGGGTAGAAATTCCCTAAATTAACATTCttatattcttaaaaaaacgtttattatggtagaaaaaaaaatatttttttctctctctacaAGTGTTACTTTACGCATGACCATGatctttgttgaaaaaaaccccactgaaaattgtgttttgttttttttcccccaacaaAGATCATGGtcatgtgtaacccttgtgctatcctaggcactttaacattgggagttgggtcatctagacccactagacagtgcgctgaaccttttttcttcaatgatttgtgatcttcactggtgtccatggattaaatgaaatctttccacctttatccacctttgtcatggtagggagaacacatcaatgtaagggtgggctcatctaagatagcacaagggttaaacaccaAGTCAGGCACTAATGACAGAGGAGGTCAGGCTGCGATTCTGTGTTCCAGTTCACCTGAGGGATgatcagcttcctccacttcctGGATCTCATTTAGTGAAGTCGTCTgcaagttaaaatataaaaggacCGTCTCCAAATTTTGTCCGTTAAGTTGGAAAAAAGCCTAACTCCATCAAATTGCAACACTAAACCCGATATGAAGTATGAACGCAGCAGATGTTTTACTGAGGTTCCTGCTGTTCCTGTGATATTAAGCTGCCATGATTTCAATCAGCTGATCCTAATCCACACATTTTAGTGTTTTACTTAAATGGCTTTGTCTGGGTCTTTTTGCTTAAAAAggtcaaacattaaaaagttagctttaactttttaaactccTTTAGTTGGTATTACAATCTTTTCCACAGGtcttaaaaacatatatatttttaaaaatctataaaGTTCTAAAGCATAAAAATGAACCTTTGAAGAATAAAAATCATATTTGCTGAAACAGAGGCTGAGGCCCTAAAAGCATCACTCTCTAAAAATCTTCATTTACATCATCTAAGACAGATGAGCTTATTTTCTTCTTTACGTttggcttttatttaaaaaaaaaaaactaaaatgaaagtaaaataaaaaaaatgaagacaaaaaaattaaatcaaaaataaaaacaaacaaaactataaaaagaACTTGGGCATTTTAACTTATTGCCTGCAGCTGATTGGGGTATTTGAAgcctctttcatttttaaaccagtgagatcaagagttttttttctggtgcATTGTGACAAAGAAACAGATATATTTATGTTAGACCTAAATTAAGATTtattcctaaaatgttttcatgaaaaTCAATTTTTGCGCAAGTTTCCTTTCTAAAATGTggggaaaaacaggaaaaacttcTTAATTTTGGTGTATTTGTGACACGAAATCCAAACAGGACATAACCTGTCTGGCCAGCAGGGGGAGCTCATAATCACTCACAAAAGAGTGGTTTGATTTTGGAGCCGACTGACGTTGAGCAGCAGCTTGGAACTCCTTCTCAAACGTTCATTCGAGATCTCAGCTATCAGGTGTGAAACCTCAATAACAGAAACCCATCCGAGACTCTACACCCTCCCCTCCATGGCCTCCCATAACCCTGTGCGGCAGACCTGTGTGGGGATCTTTGATTTAACACACATTAAAACTCCAGGTTCTTGGGGACCTCCCAGGGAAACTCCTTCCTGCCAAAGTGTCCGTAGCAAGCCGTCTTCTGGTAAATGGGTCTCTTCAGGTCCAGGTCTCTGCAGCACAGTGGAACACCAAAGAGTTGAATCGGAGTGTGAAGCCGAGCAGCGTCATGCGCTAAAGTAGAGGGGCCAACTATCCAGACCTGACAATGACCCCGGGTCTGAGGTCGAAGTTTCTGTAAACaatctgcagcagctccttctCGCTCTTCTGAGAGGAGCCGAAGGTGAAGAGGGAGATGGAGAGAGGATGAGCGACTCCGATGGCATACGCAACCtggagacaaaaaacaacaacacaggaaATAGAATGTATCCACCGCCATTGTGTTTGAGCAAATGGAGGCGCCACATCCATGCAGGGCAAGAACAAGAAGAAGCTGCTGTGCACCACATCCATGCATGAGGCTTCTGTCTTTACTTTACTACACAAAAGCAGCAAAGACAAACTAAAGAAGCAGAAGAGAGCAGTAAAAATGACTCAGGTGGAAGTTTGTTCCCCTGCAGCTTTCAAACAGCTTTCAAACTGCTCTATACAAAATTGGAACGGGATCTTTAagtcttaaattttatttatttttaaaccaacttgtgcacttttttgtgttttctgcatgAGTCTGTAGAGGTTCATGTATCACATGAATCAGCAATCATCTGAGTTTGTTATAAATCACAGACACGATCCCATCAGggcataaaagacaaaaattaaagcttttttttccaaaaggttttctgaaatctcaacagaaaagcaaacagGCTGAAAAAAAGGCTTCACTGGATTTCTTCTCAACAGTTCTTCTGACATGTTTTAGTCATTGGTGAGTCAAAAATCTTTCTTCCTTTTCAAATATCCCCTTTAacttcaaagcaaaaatgtttaaaataggttaaaaagataagaaaaaggttttatggAAGAAAGGAGGATGACTTTCGTGCTGTCTTACCTGCACCAGCACCCGCCTGCACAGCCTGGCGTTCACCAGAGACTTTGCCACCCAGCGGGCGGCGTAGGCAGCCGAGCGGTCCACCTTGGTGTAGTCTT encodes the following:
- the LOC101172699 gene encoding transmembrane protein 150A, with translation MSLWMILPVSLPVFTITGIWVVYAMALYNQHVCPVQNWLYNESCVEPLPLQRSPVLCCTLDNVPLISKCGTLPPESCFFSLVCSTGSFMVMLVGLLRYAHVIEKHHNCVLNTAGLSTGWICAAGLIMVGNFQVDFAKVLHYVGAGVAFPCSMLFVFLQSALTYRLAKTQEEFWMGHLRVCITLLALVALVLSGVFFCQESFSLQHMSAIFEWIYCMFIMVFYGTFAFEFRGMSGDTLMVLSRGGPDTFSTCQQKAEAAGTTGLPQTDNLTIL